Proteins from a genomic interval of Magnetococcales bacterium:
- a CDS encoding serine/threonine-protein phosphatase → MVQHIADRLRVVGCSDVGLVRTLNEDSFRIDEELGLLVVADGMGGHDAGEVASAQVIDSIQESLNTFIAEKKDPPAARNQPAECDDDDEEPTLDDIPNPLVDTVSAAVNRANSSINNANWEKGYPEGMGMGTTVVGLWFPEFSETQVVFHVGDSRFYLYRQKRLLQVTQDHSMYQQWINFGGKGRPPAQNILLQAMGPAQKVRPDVRFQDLLKGDVVLLCSDGLSGMIDDKKIGEILSKVTADNLDASIDLLIKAAREAGGKDNITAILGFSVK, encoded by the coding sequence ATGGTCCAACATATCGCAGATCGCTTGCGGGTAGTGGGGTGCTCCGATGTAGGCTTGGTGCGCACCTTGAACGAGGACAGTTTCCGAATCGACGAGGAGCTGGGCCTGCTGGTGGTGGCAGACGGCATGGGCGGACACGATGCTGGAGAAGTGGCCAGTGCCCAGGTGATCGACTCCATCCAGGAATCCCTGAACACCTTCATCGCTGAAAAAAAAGATCCGCCAGCTGCCCGAAACCAGCCCGCTGAGTGTGACGATGACGATGAAGAACCCACCCTGGACGATATTCCCAATCCCCTGGTAGATACCGTCTCGGCTGCGGTCAATCGGGCCAACTCCTCCATCAATAACGCCAACTGGGAAAAAGGCTATCCCGAAGGCATGGGCATGGGCACCACGGTGGTGGGGCTCTGGTTTCCGGAGTTTTCCGAGACCCAGGTGGTCTTTCACGTAGGCGACAGCCGCTTCTACCTCTATCGGCAAAAGCGTCTGTTGCAGGTCACCCAGGACCACTCCATGTATCAGCAGTGGATCAATTTTGGTGGCAAAGGTCGCCCCCCCGCCCAAAACATTCTGTTGCAGGCCATGGGCCCCGCCCAAAAGGTCCGCCCGGATGTACGTTTTCAGGATCTTCTCAAAGGGGATGTGGTGCTGCTCTGTTCCGACGGCCTGAGCGGCATGATAGATGATAAAAAAATCGGAGAAATTCTCTCCAAGGTCACTGCCGACAATCTCGATGCCAGCATTGATCTACTGATCAAGGCGGCCAGAGAGGCCGGCGGCAAAGACAATATTACAGCGATTTTGGGATTTTCGGTCAAATAA
- a CDS encoding adenylate/guanylate cyclase domain-containing protein, producing MREQTQLSIMFADIAGSTKLYETIGDARAREVTSQCIQLMSRITQECQGQVIKTIGDEVMCTFPSADLAGDAAVRMQEDVESQAEDMGIALAIRVGFHFGDVIKEGGDVFGDAVNLAARMAAQAKADQIITTGETLERMNPMHRGSSRVLITTTVKGKAKPVQICEITWGEEDDLTVMGGGLTAADLAAPKVSATIQFQGQSIEVEESMPSITLGRGKKNNFIVPDSMASRLHTKVEYRRGRIFVVDQSTNGTYVISEEGEKSFIHRDERVLEGNGVIGLGREVGMSDPLGVLFRSAG from the coding sequence ATGAGAGAGCAGACCCAACTGTCCATCATGTTTGCGGATATAGCTGGCAGCACCAAGCTTTACGAAACCATCGGTGATGCCAGAGCCCGGGAGGTCACCTCCCAGTGTATCCAGCTGATGAGCCGAATTACCCAGGAGTGCCAGGGGCAGGTCATCAAAACCATCGGCGACGAGGTGATGTGCACCTTCCCCAGCGCTGATCTGGCAGGTGACGCTGCGGTGCGCATGCAGGAGGATGTGGAGTCCCAGGCTGAAGATATGGGCATTGCCCTGGCCATCCGGGTGGGATTTCACTTCGGTGATGTCATCAAGGAAGGGGGAGATGTCTTTGGTGACGCGGTCAATCTGGCCGCCCGCATGGCTGCCCAGGCCAAAGCCGACCAGATCATCACCACCGGGGAGACCCTGGAGCGGATGAACCCCATGCATCGGGGCAGCAGCCGGGTGTTGATCACCACCACGGTCAAAGGCAAAGCCAAGCCGGTACAAATTTGCGAAATCACCTGGGGTGAGGAAGATGACCTGACGGTGATGGGCGGGGGGCTTACTGCCGCTGACTTGGCCGCCCCCAAGGTGAGCGCGACCATTCAGTTCCAGGGACAATCCATCGAAGTGGAGGAAAGCATGCCCTCCATTACCCTGGGCCGGGGCAAGAAAAACAACTTTATCGTCCCCGACTCCATGGCCTCCCGGCTCCACACCAAAGTGGAATATCGCCGGGGCCGGATTTTTGTGGTGGATCAATCCACCAACGGCACCTATGTGATCTCCGAAGAGGGTGAAAAAAGCTTCATCCACCGGGATGAACGGGTTTTGGAGGGGAACGGTGTCATTGGTTTGGGGCGGGAAGTGGGTATGAGCGATCCCCTGGGCGTTCTCTTCCGCTCCGCTGGCTGA
- the hemB gene encoding porphobilinogen synthase produces MSTDVMINRPRRLRKNPAIRRMVRETRLTPRDLIYPLFIVPGENIRHPVTSMPGVYQLSVDQAIPLAREAQEMGLGGIILFGIPEGKDATGSDALASEGIVQQAIRGIKAALPDLYVIADTCFCEYTDHAHCGVIRDGDVDNDATLKLLGQAAVTQAEAGVDMVAPSGMMDGMVGAIRAALDQAGYQDIPILSYAVKYASAYYGPFRDAADNTPSFGDRRSYQMDPANRREALREAALDVAQGADMLMVKPGLSYMDIIREVRDHFDLPLAVYNVSGEYAMVKAAAEKGWIDEERVVLETLTSFKRAGADLILTYHALEAARLLSKQQD; encoded by the coding sequence ATGTCCACCGATGTCATGATCAACCGGCCCCGCCGGCTACGAAAAAACCCGGCCATCCGCCGAATGGTCCGGGAAACCCGCCTGACACCCCGGGATCTGATCTATCCCCTTTTTATCGTGCCAGGGGAAAATATTCGCCATCCCGTCACATCCATGCCTGGAGTATATCAACTTTCCGTAGACCAGGCCATCCCTCTGGCCCGGGAAGCGCAGGAAATGGGCTTGGGGGGAATTATTCTGTTTGGCATTCCCGAGGGCAAGGATGCCACCGGCAGTGATGCCCTGGCTTCTGAGGGAATTGTTCAACAGGCGATCCGGGGGATCAAGGCAGCACTGCCGGATCTTTATGTCATTGCCGATACCTGTTTTTGCGAATATACCGACCACGCCCACTGTGGGGTGATTCGGGACGGGGATGTGGACAACGACGCCACCTTGAAGCTTTTGGGTCAGGCCGCCGTGACCCAGGCCGAGGCAGGGGTGGATATGGTCGCCCCTTCAGGGATGATGGACGGCATGGTGGGAGCCATCCGAGCCGCCCTGGACCAGGCGGGCTACCAGGATATTCCCATCCTCTCCTATGCGGTCAAATATGCCTCCGCCTATTATGGTCCTTTCCGGGATGCAGCGGATAATACCCCCAGCTTTGGGGATCGCCGCAGCTACCAGATGGATCCCGCCAATCGCCGGGAGGCCCTGCGGGAAGCGGCTCTGGATGTGGCCCAGGGGGCGGATATGCTGATGGTCAAACCGGGTTTGAGCTATATGGATATCATCCGGGAGGTGAGAGACCATTTCGACCTGCCCCTGGCGGTCTACAACGTCAGCGGGGAGTATGCCATGGTCAAGGCTGCCGCCGAAAAAGGCTGGATCGACGAGGAGCGGGTGGTGCTGGAAACCCTGACCAGCTTCAAACGGGCTGGCGCCGACCTGATTCTCACCTATCACGCTCTGGAAGCGGCACGCCTGCTTTCCAAGCAGCAGGATTGA
- the hemC gene encoding hydroxymethylbilane synthase: METLRIGTRGSALALWQANWVKSRLLELNPELTVELVIIKTKGDKILDVPLAKVGGKGLFVKELEEAMLDGRADIAVHSMKDVPAEFPEGLTLGPILERADPRDVFLSTTHDSIQALPQGAKVGSSSLRRQSQLLNQRPDLQVIPLRGNVNTRIGKLVAGEFDGIILAAAGVIRLEMTEHVKEYLDPTVMIPANGQGAVGIELRVNDPRVEKLIAPLDHPETRIRVLAERSFLATLEGGCQVPIAGYATLADGRLKLVGRVASLDGKRYVTLEREGQADDQAAVVLGKQLGEALLSGGGREILAEIMPEIS, translated from the coding sequence ATGGAAACCTTGCGAATCGGTACCCGAGGCAGCGCCTTGGCCTTGTGGCAGGCCAACTGGGTTAAATCCCGCCTTTTGGAATTGAACCCGGAACTGACGGTGGAGCTTGTCATCATCAAAACCAAGGGGGATAAAATTCTCGATGTGCCTCTGGCCAAGGTGGGGGGCAAGGGGCTCTTCGTGAAGGAGTTGGAAGAGGCGATGCTTGATGGCCGGGCCGATATTGCCGTCCACTCCATGAAAGATGTCCCGGCGGAGTTTCCCGAAGGTTTGACCCTGGGGCCGATTCTGGAACGGGCGGATCCCAGGGATGTGTTTCTATCCACCACCCATGATTCCATCCAGGCCCTTCCCCAAGGGGCCAAGGTGGGCTCCTCTTCCCTGCGTCGCCAGAGCCAGCTGTTAAACCAGCGCCCGGATCTGCAGGTGATTCCTTTGCGGGGCAACGTCAACACCCGCATCGGCAAGCTGGTGGCGGGGGAGTTTGACGGCATCATTCTGGCCGCCGCCGGGGTGATTCGCCTGGAGATGACCGAACATGTGAAGGAATATCTCGATCCCACCGTCATGATTCCCGCCAACGGCCAGGGGGCGGTAGGTATCGAGCTGCGGGTGAACGACCCCCGGGTGGAAAAATTGATCGCCCCCCTGGATCACCCCGAAACCCGCATTCGGGTGTTGGCGGAGCGGAGCTTTTTGGCGACCCTGGAGGGGGGATGTCAGGTACCCATCGCCGGTTATGCCACCCTGGCTGATGGCCGACTGAAATTGGTAGGGCGGGTGGCGAGCCTGGATGGCAAGCGCTATGTCACCCTGGAGCGGGAAGGGCAGGCCGACGATCAGGCTGCGGTTGTGCTGGGTAAACAGCTGGGGGAGGCGCTGCTTTCTGGTGGAGGGCGGGAAATTCTGGCGGAAATCATGCCGGAGATTTCCTAA
- a CDS encoding uroporphyrinogen-III synthase encodes MSPMIPPSQIDLTGRTLLITRPQPEGGETAKTVAACGGRALLAPALTIEPPRDPNPLKRVMADLNGYQGILLTSANGARAFLEHRPIDRPLPPLYAVGPKTARILQKAGLPVTTPSRPMDGERLARAILDWNGGGGRFLFLRAEKGREELISELEGGGAQVDLVVGYRAEPIREIPEGVLQALLGGEVDGVAFFSSRSVAAFVEVLPEAGKEALANTTLAAISAITGKAMTKLGFTPRVVPEKPTAEDLLQALADYWQSRG; translated from the coding sequence ATGTCTCCGATGATCCCCCCCAGCCAGATCGACCTCACAGGCCGCACCCTCCTCATCACCCGGCCCCAGCCGGAAGGGGGGGAAACAGCCAAAACCGTGGCAGCGTGCGGGGGGCGTGCCCTGCTGGCCCCGGCGCTGACCATTGAGCCCCCCCGGGATCCCAACCCCCTCAAAAGGGTGATGGCTGATTTAAACGGCTATCAGGGGATTCTTCTGACCAGCGCCAACGGTGCCCGGGCTTTTTTAGAGCATCGACCCATCGATAGACCACTGCCCCCCCTCTATGCCGTGGGTCCCAAGACCGCACGCATTCTCCAAAAAGCCGGACTCCCGGTCACCACCCCTTCCCGTCCCATGGATGGGGAGCGGTTGGCCCGGGCGATTCTGGATTGGAATGGGGGAGGGGGGCGGTTTCTCTTTTTGCGGGCGGAAAAAGGCCGGGAAGAGTTGATCTCGGAGCTGGAAGGGGGGGGTGCACAGGTGGATCTGGTGGTGGGCTATCGGGCCGAGCCCATCCGGGAAATCCCAGAGGGGGTGTTGCAGGCGCTGCTGGGGGGAGAGGTGGATGGGGTGGCTTTTTTCAGTAGTCGCTCGGTGGCGGCCTTTGTCGAGGTGTTGCCAGAAGCGGGAAAAGAGGCCCTGGCCAACACAACCCTTGCTGCCATCAGTGCTATCACTGGCAAAGCGATGACCAAGCTCGGCTTCACCCCCAGGGTGGTGCCGGAAAAACCCACTGCCGAGGATCTGCTCCAGGCGTTGGCGGATTATTGGCAATCGAGGGGCTGA
- the tsaD gene encoding tRNA (adenosine(37)-N6)-threonylcarbamoyltransferase complex transferase subunit TsaD — MRVLGVESSCDETAAAVVEGDGTPGGKILLRSNVVHAQVSIHAEYGGVVPELASRAHIQNIHPVVTQALADAGITPQDLDGVAVTCGPGLVGALLVGLSTAKGLAMGLGCPLIGIHHMEGHLMSPFLQTGDEAAMGFPFVALLVSGGHTTLLHAAGFGQYRFLGQTRDDAVGEAFDKGARMLGLGYPGGPQIAGLARGGDVAAVRFPRVLLDKTRFDFSFSGLKTSLRSHVLKDEENLRSEQRRRDVAASYQEAIVDTLIFKALAACRGTGCQQLLVAGGVGANRRLRDKLQVAATKEGVRVSFPPLDLCTDNGAMIATAGLWRLARGERSDRVLNARPRWPVADICS; from the coding sequence ATGCGGGTTTTGGGTGTGGAATCAAGCTGTGATGAAACCGCTGCGGCGGTGGTGGAAGGGGATGGCACTCCAGGAGGGAAGATCCTCCTGCGCTCCAACGTGGTCCACGCCCAGGTGTCGATTCATGCGGAGTATGGCGGGGTGGTGCCGGAGCTGGCCAGCCGGGCGCACATCCAAAACATCCACCCGGTGGTGACCCAAGCCCTGGCCGATGCCGGGATCACTCCCCAAGATCTCGACGGGGTGGCGGTTACTTGTGGCCCCGGGTTGGTGGGGGCGCTGTTGGTGGGGCTCTCTACAGCCAAGGGGTTGGCCATGGGGCTTGGCTGCCCGTTGATCGGCATCCACCATATGGAAGGGCATCTCATGAGCCCCTTTCTGCAAACCGGTGATGAGGCGGCGATGGGATTTCCTTTCGTGGCGTTGCTGGTTTCCGGGGGCCATACCACCCTTTTGCATGCGGCGGGTTTTGGACAATATCGTTTTTTGGGTCAGACCCGGGACGATGCCGTGGGGGAGGCGTTTGACAAGGGTGCGCGGATGTTGGGCCTGGGTTATCCCGGGGGGCCGCAGATTGCCGGGTTAGCCCGGGGGGGGGATGTGGCGGCGGTGCGTTTTCCCAGGGTGCTGCTGGATAAAACCCGCTTTGATTTTTCCTTTTCCGGGCTCAAAACCTCCCTGCGCTCCCATGTTTTGAAGGATGAAGAAAATCTCCGGAGTGAACAGCGGCGGCGGGATGTGGCGGCGAGCTATCAGGAAGCGATTGTGGACACCCTCATCTTCAAGGCGCTGGCGGCCTGTCGCGGGACTGGGTGTCAGCAGCTTTTGGTGGCTGGCGGGGTGGGGGCGAATCGACGCTTGCGGGATAAACTCCAAGTAGCGGCCACCAAGGAAGGGGTTCGGGTCTCCTTCCCCCCCCTGGATCTATGTACCGACAATGGTGCCATGATCGCTACGGCGGGTTTATGGCGTTTGGCCCGGG